The Anopheles gambiae chromosome 2, idAnoGambNW_F1_1, whole genome shotgun sequence genomic sequence TTTGGCCTTCTGTTGTGTCTCCGTAGACGTGCACTCGCACGTGGCTAATTAAGAAGATCGAGATAATAGTGCTATCGTCTGTCTGTGTGCGCTTATTTGGTGTTCGCTACTGAATGCGAGTATTTAGTTGGAGTGAGGCAGCATGATGCTGGTGTTGACCGTTTTCCCCAGCTCTTCGATCGTGTCCGACCAGTCGAGGGCGGCTACCTTCGGAATGGCATTGATGATCAGATCCGTCACCTTGGTAACGTTCTTCTTGAACGTTGCCAGCACGTCCGCCACATTCACGTCCTCGCCCGCCTCTCTCCAGCAGTCGTAATCGGTGGCCATGGCGATAGCGGCGTAGCACAGACCGGCCTCCTTCGCCAGCACCACCTCGGGCACCAGTGTCATGTTTACCAGATCGGCGCCCCACTGGCGGAAGAGGTTGCTTTCCGCTTTGCTCGAAAACCGTGGCCCCTCGATCGTAACCACCGTGCCCTTCTCGTGCACGCCCAGCCCAATGCCACGTGCCGTTTCGATGAGCACATCCCGCGTGCGGTTGCAGAAGGCCGGCTCCATCGGGATGTGACAGACGCCAGACAGCAGCTCGTTGCCGTCGTAGAACGTCTGCACGCGTTTCGTGGTGCGGTCGATAAAGTTGTCCGGAATCACGATATCGCCGGGATGGATCTCCTCCTTCAGCGAACCGGTCGCCGTGGACACGATCACGTGCGTGCAGCCGAGCGTCTTCAGCGCCCATATGTTTGCCCGATAGTTGACGTTCGAGGGCATTATCGAATGGTTTCGGCCATGGCGGGCCAGCAGCACGCAATCGACGCCGGCAATCTTTCCCTCGATCAGCACATCGGACGGAATGCCAAAGTGTGTGTTTACCACGCGCTCGGTGCGATTCTCGATTATCTGACTATCGTCCAGCCCGGAACCGCCGATGATGCCAATCtgttcacacacaaacaaaaaaaaacagaattcACACTTACACATGGGAGCACGCACACCAGTTGCAGGAAAGGGTTCGATTTGTGGGTCCTTTGTCACCTACCTTCACCTTCGAGACCATTTTGTACTGGAATGTGGAAGCAAATGGGTTCGGAATCCAACGGCACTGCTCACTGGCTTTTCTTTCGATCCTCTTCCCGTTCGTTCTTTTATCACTGATGCTGTGCGTACCGTGCGTTCTAATCTTATCAGTTCCTGGTACTACACGTATAGATTCGTCGAGCAATTGAGCAGAATGTTCTGAAAACTGAAGTAGCAACTACACGACTACAAGGTGCAGCTTCatgacatttaaaaaaatgagcttcaaaatgTTTCACTTTGACTTTTTTCCATTTGCCATAGGAGCAGAAGAATGCAgcagttttatttatatacATTTTAATATTACTGCGATATATGCTCGCTGAATGTAcagaatttatttaaaatatcctTCGACAACATGCAGCTCCGTGTAGCCATGTCTGCATGTTATTCTGCATTGACATTCCATGGAAACTGTCAAGCGCTGCAGTTCCGCAATGTTTTGCTTCAACAGGCATGTGATTTTCAAACGCACTCCACAGTAAACAATAAAAGTGTGAAAAGAACAGCTCCACGACACTGCAGGGTCTGAAAAATAACCCGAAACCATGAGCCTGTGGACGGATAAGAAGTTTTCCGATCTGGGGTTAACCTACTGGATAACACGGCAAACCGAAAAGTTGGGTAAGTGAGTCGGCAAATTCTGGAAAAGCCTTGTAACGACACTAAACCATCCCACAGGACTGCGCCGGCCGACGCCGATTCAGGTAGAGTGCATCCCCCGCATTCTGCAGGGTCAGGATTGTATCGGAGCCGCCAAAACGGGATCCGGCAAAACGTTTGCCTTCGCGCTGCCGATTTTGCAGAAGCTTAGCGAGGAACCGACGGCAAACTTTGCCCTCGTGCTGACACCGACGCACGAGCTAGCGCATCAGATAGCGGAACAGTTCATCGTTGCCGGCCAGCCGATGAATGCGCGCGTGTGCGTCGTGACGGGCGGGACGGACTATCTGATTGAAAGCCAGCAGCTAGAGAAACGGCCACACATTATCGTAGCAATGCCGGGCCGGTTGGCCGACCATCTGACCGGATGCAACACGTACTCGTTCGCGGCCCTCCAGTTCCTGGTGGTGGACGAAGCGGATCGAATGCTGTGCGGCAGCTTCGATGAGGACCTGATGGTGATAAACCGTTTCCTGCCGGCCAAGCGTCAAAATCTGTTCTTTTCGGCCACCCTGAAGGATTTCCTGAAGACGTCGATCGTGTTTCCGATTGCGGACGATGTGTTCGAATGGTCCGAACAGTCACCGGTCGCTACGGTGGAAACGCTTGACCAGCGGTACCTGCTCTGTGCCGATTACGATCGAGACACCGTTATGGTCGAGGCGTTGCGCAAATACAAAGAGGACCAGGAAGACGCGAGCATCATGATCTTTACCAACTCGAAGAAAGATTGCCAAATCCTGTCCATGTCGTTGAACTCGTTCGGCTTCAGcaa encodes the following:
- the LOC1274808 gene encoding probable ATP-dependent RNA helicase Dbp45A, coding for MSLWTDKKFSDLGLTYWITRQTEKLGLRRPTPIQVECIPRILQGQDCIGAAKTGSGKTFAFALPILQKLSEEPTANFALVLTPTHELAHQIAEQFIVAGQPMNARVCVVTGGTDYLIESQQLEKRPHIIVAMPGRLADHLTGCNTYSFAALQFLVVDEADRMLCGSFDEDLMVINRFLPAKRQNLFFSATLKDFLKTSIVFPIADDVFEWSEQSPVATVETLDQRYLLCADYDRDTVMVEALRKYKEDQEDASIMIFTNSKKDCQILSMSLNSFGFSNVCLHGFLRQRERVAALNKFKSKHVRIMIATDVASRGLDIHDVQLVVNHRLPKKPIEYIHRVGRTARAGRAGMAISILRFPRDLEALGEIEALINTKLTEYSVDDRLVQRIFMQVKVARAEAEINLDNKDFDERKHKYRRLRWIQEGLDPDEMEAKWKEDMKAREQERRERLRQENEERRKRDKQTIASPAVVNDARFQAAASDKKFKKRKFIPTEKLNELIEQRKTEAKGGKKARARGKGDKKIVKKKAKMAQ
- the LOC1274807 gene encoding S-methyl-5'-thioadenosine phosphorylase codes for the protein MVSKVKIGIIGGSGLDDSQIIENRTERVVNTHFGIPSDVLIEGKIAGVDCVLLARHGRNHSIMPSNVNYRANIWALKTLGCTHVIVSTATGSLKEEIHPGDIVIPDNFIDRTTKRVQTFYDGNELLSGVCHIPMEPAFCNRTRDVLIETARGIGLGVHEKGTVVTIEGPRFSSKAESNLFRQWGADLVNMTLVPEVVLAKEAGLCYAAIAMATDYDCWREAGEDVNVADVLATFKKNVTKVTDLIINAIPKVAALDWSDTIEELGKTVNTSIMLPHSN